Proteins co-encoded in one Arachis stenosperma cultivar V10309 chromosome 7, arast.V10309.gnm1.PFL2, whole genome shotgun sequence genomic window:
- the LOC130939504 gene encoding nudix hydrolase 3-like, translating to MVCGAEKKRQLHRGGSGDYGHDDVEGRGGVHVWIFAEKTQQLLLVQRHHHFQGLWDASTAAIIISPHSPLTTARRKLQQELGVTLAEDGFEFIFSFLQQERNNGGKEINNDVYLVTTIDPIPLEAFTLQRENVSAVKYVTYQEYESLLAKNDPHYVPYDVHGQYAQLFEIITKRYQENTVARTLALQKQLNRYAPISLNAELTGLSDSDKDALALIVKAAAVIDEVFYVQSWYSNPDLREWLKEHADESELNKLKWSYYKINKSPWSSLDKDEAFLTSADSAIKVLPNATTKTVTAWKGLEYRAAFPVQKPLCANFYPQDMDKKEFETWKGNLDKDQQKEATGFFSVIKRHSNSDDDNDLHVVPYSQEYKSLLAKAADLLHKAGDITTSPSLKKLLHAKADAFLSNDYYESDIAWMDLDSKLDVTIGPYETYEDKLFGYKATFEAFIGIRDDKATAQLKLFGDSMQLLEQNLPMDNAYKSEDVSAAPIRVIQLIYNAGDVKGPQIVAFNLPNDERIVKERGTSMVMLKNVQEAKFERILMPIAELCVAKEQQELVDFESFFTHTICHECVHGIGPHTITLPNGQKSTVRLELQEFYSAIEEAKADIVGLWALRFLISKGLLSESLVKTMYVSFLAGCFRSVRFGLEEAHGKGQALQFNWIHEKGGFVVHSDETVSVEFSKIEDAVESLSREILTIQAKGDKEAAASLLDKYGVITEPLKVALKNLETVEVPVDIVPNFPILAQI from the exons AAGGAAGCTCCAGCAAGAGTTAGGCGTAACACTTGCCGAAGATGGATTCGAatttatattttccttcctcCAACAAGAAAG GAATAATGGAGGAAAAGAGATTAATAATGATGTGTATTTGGTAACAACTATTGATCCAATACCTCTAGAGGCCTTTACTCTGCAG AGGGAAAATGTTTCTGCTGTTAAATATGTCACTTACCAAGAGTATGAAAGTTTACTGGCCAAAAATGATCCACACTATGTTCCTTATGATGTTCATGGACAATACGCTCAGCTCTTTGAAATAATTACAAAGAGGTACCAAGAGAACACTGTTGCCCGCACTTTAGCACTACAAAAGCAACTGAATCGTTATGCTCCTATTTCCCTCAATGCAGAG TTGACAGGGCTTTCGGATTCAGATAAAGATGCTCTTGCTTTAATTGTGAAAGCAGCAGCAGTAATCGATGAAGTTTTTTATGTGCAG TCTTGGTACAGTAATCCAGATCTGAGAGAATGGTTGAAGGAGCATGCTGATGAATCAGAGTTAAATAAGCTGAAGTGGTCCTATTATAAGATTAACAAGAGCCCCTG GTCTAGCCTTGACAAGGATGAAGCATTTTTGACAAGTGCAGATTCGGCAATAAAAGTTCTTCCTAATGCAACTACTAAGACAGTTACAGCATGGAAGGGTCTGGAATACAGAGCTGCATTTCCCGTGCAAAAACCACTTTGTGCTAATTTCTACCCCCAAGACATGGACAAAAAG GAGTTTGAAACGTGGAAGGGGAATCTGGATAAGGATCAACAGAAAGAGGCAACGGGCTTTTTCAGCGTTATTAAAAGGCACAGTAACagtgatgatgataatgatttACATGTGGTTCCTTACTCTCAAGAGTATAAGTCTCTTCTTGCAAAAGCTGCGGATTTATTACATAAAGCTGGGGACATTACCACTTCACCAAG TTTGAAGAAGCTGCTGCATGCTAAGGCTGATGCTTTCCTTTCAAATGATTATTATGAATCGGATATTGCTTGGATGGACCTG GACTCTAAGTTGGATGTCACAATTGGGCCATATGAAACTTATGAGGATAAACTTTTTGGATATAAG GCTACATTCGAAGCGTTTATTGGAATAAGAGACGATAAAGCAACTGCTCAACTGAAACTCTTTGGTGATAGTATGCAG CTTCTGGAACAAAATCTCCCGATGGACAATGCTTACAAATCAGAAGATGTGAGTGCAGCACCGATCCGTGTTATCCAGCTTATATATAATGCAGGG GATGTCAAGGGACCGCAAATTGTTGCTTTCAATCTACCGAATGATGAGCGTATTGTAAAAGAACGCGGAACATCTATGGTTATGCTTAAGAATGTTCAAGAGGCTAA GTTTGAGCGCATTCTTATGCCAATAGCTGAACTCTGTGTTGCCAAGGAACAACAAGAGCTTGTAGATTTTGAATCATTTTTCACGCATACTATCTGCCATGAATGTGTGCATGGGATTGGACCTCATACCATAACACTTCCAAATGGTCAGAAGTCTACTGTGAGATTG GAATTGCAAGAATTCTACTCAGCAATAGAAGAAGCAAAAGCTGATATAGTAGGCCTATGGGCATTGAGGTTCTTGATCTCCAAG GGGCTGCTCTCTGAAAGTCTAGTGAAGACTATGTATGTTTCTTTTCTGGCTGGATGCTTCCGGTCAGTGCGTTTTGGATTAGAAGAGGCTCACGGGAAAGGACAGGCATTGCAGTTCAACTGGATTCACGAGAAAGGAGGGTTTGTGGTGCACTCGGATGAAACCGTTTCTGTTGAGTTTTCAAAGATTGAAGATGCAGTTGAAAGCCTGAGCAGGGAGATACTCACCATACAAGCCAAAGGTGATAAAGAGGCTGCGGCTTCGCTTCTCGACAAGTACGGTGTGATTACGGAGCCACTCAAAGTTGCTCTCAAAAACTTGGAGACAGTTGAGGTCCCTGTTGACATAGTTCCCAACTTTCCCATTCTCGCCCAAATATAA
- the LOC130941767 gene encoding plasmodesmata-located protein 7-like, giving the protein MSKTPLSFTIFLTLSLFFFPSITASSITDRYLYGGCTQQKYTPNSPYESNLNSMLTSLVNSATYLSYNNFTMVGGSQQDVIYGLYQCRGDLSMPDCATCVARAVTKAGDMCRGSCGGAVQLDGCYVKYDNATFLGVEDKVVVLKQCGPSVGYNPEGMGSRDAVLGGLAGSGGPFREGGSGVVRGVAQCMGDLSYGECQDCLSEAIAKLKSDCGTADYGDMFLGKCYARYSIGGAHQASKAHGKSGKGGERTFAMVIGILAGVAILIIFLAFLSKICGRQGK; this is encoded by the exons ATGTCCAAAACACCCCTTTCTTTCACCATCTTTCTAACTCtctctctatttttctttcCCTCCATCACAGCCTCCTCCATCACAGACAGATACCTCTATGGCGGGTGCACCCAACAAAAGTACACTCCAAACTCGCCCTACGAGTCGAATCTCAACTCGATGCTCACCTCGCTGGTCAACTCGGCCACCTACTTGTCGTACAACAACTTCACCATGGTAGGCGGCAGCCAGCAGGACGTCATCTACGGCCTATACCAGTGCCGTGGCGACTTGTCCATGCCAGACTGCGCCACCTGTGTTGCACGCGCTGTCACAAAAGCTGGGGACATGTGTCGCGGCTCTTGTGGCGGTGCAGTGCAACTGGATGGATGTTATGTGAAGTATGACAACGCCACGTTTTTGGGCGTGGAGGATAAAGTGGTAGTGTTGAAGCAGTGTGGGCCCTCCGTGGGCTATAACCCAGAAGGGATGGGTAGTAGGGACGCCGTGCTGGGTGGACTCGCGGGCTCTGGTGGGCCCTTTCGTGAGGGAGGGTCCGGAGTAGTCCGTGGTGTAGCTCAATGCATGGGGGACCTTAGCTACGGAGAGTGTCAGGATTGTCTCTCCGAAGCTATAGCAAAGCTGAAGAGCGACTGTGGGACGGCGGACTACGGAGACATGTTCTTGGGGAAGTGTTATGCGAGGTATTCTATTGGTGGAGCCCATCAGGCCTCCAAGGCCCATG GAAAATCCGGTAAAGGAGGCGAAAGAACATTTGCTATGGTTATTGGAATATTAGCTGGAGTAGCAATACTCATTATTTTCCTTGCTTTCTTGAGCAAAATTTGTGGACGGCAAG GAAAATGA